A genomic region of Xyrauchen texanus isolate HMW12.3.18 chromosome 29, RBS_HiC_50CHRs, whole genome shotgun sequence contains the following coding sequences:
- the LOC127622634 gene encoding protein FAM107B-like isoform X1: MNTMFRYPVFPVLPGLDKAEIPEGLSRVRSIMAEPDYMDGDSDELIKPKKLINPVKTSRNHQDLHRELLMNQKRGLAPQNKPELQKVMENRKREQVLKAQKDEQEAHKKRSDLEIELMKRRETLEQLEQEQHKIEEEQENTPEFIKMKSNLRRTKQEVDGQERAT, translated from the exons ATGAATACCATGTTCAGATACCCTGTGTTTCCAGTCCTTCCAG GTCTGGACAAGGCAGAAATACCAGAGGGACTGTCCCGTGTGCGGAGCATTATGGCCGAGCCGGACTATATGGATGGGGACAGTGATGAACTCATTAAACCCAAGAAACTCATCAACCCGGTGAAGACTTCCAGAAATCACCAGGATTTGCACAGAGAACTCCTCATGAACCAGAAAAG GGGCCTTGCTCCTCAAAATAAGCCAGAACTCCAGAAGGTGATGGAGAATAGGAAGAGAGAACAGGTGTTGAAGGCTCAGAAAGATGAGCAAGAGGCCCACAAGAAAAGATCAGACCTTGAAATTGAACTCATGAAGAGACGGGAGACACTTGAACAG TTGGAACAGGAGCAACATAAGATTGAAGAGGAGCAAGAAAACACCCCAGAGTTCATCAAAATGAAAAGCAATCTGAGGAGAACCAAACAGGAAGTGGATGGGCAGGAGCGTGCCACCTAG
- the LOC127622634 gene encoding protein FAM107B-like isoform X2 has protein sequence MAEPDYMDGDSDELIKPKKLINPVKTSRNHQDLHRELLMNQKRGLAPQNKPELQKVMENRKREQVLKAQKDEQEAHKKRSDLEIELMKRRETLEQLEQEQHKIEEEQENTPEFIKMKSNLRRTKQEVDGQERAT, from the exons ATGGCCGAGCCGGACTATATGGATGGGGACAGTGATGAACTCATTAAACCCAAGAAACTCATCAACCCGGTGAAGACTTCCAGAAATCACCAGGATTTGCACAGAGAACTCCTCATGAACCAGAAAAG GGGCCTTGCTCCTCAAAATAAGCCAGAACTCCAGAAGGTGATGGAGAATAGGAAGAGAGAACAGGTGTTGAAGGCTCAGAAAGATGAGCAAGAGGCCCACAAGAAAAGATCAGACCTTGAAATTGAACTCATGAAGAGACGGGAGACACTTGAACAG TTGGAACAGGAGCAACATAAGATTGAAGAGGAGCAAGAAAACACCCCAGAGTTCATCAAAATGAAAAGCAATCTGAGGAGAACCAAACAGGAAGTGGATGGGCAGGAGCGTGCCACCTAG